In one window of Gossypium hirsutum isolate 1008001.06 chromosome A01, Gossypium_hirsutum_v2.1, whole genome shotgun sequence DNA:
- the LOC121213538 gene encoding photosystem II D2 protein, with the protein MVIEIMLDSETKSGSLHVTIEPKMKLLISMLCLSSSKKVIFNNCAIHGATVENTLFQDGGGANTFRAFNPTQAEETYSMVTANRFWSQIFGVAFSNKRWLHFFMLFVPVTGLWMSALGVVGLALNLRAYDFVSQEIRAAKDPEFETFYTKNILLNEGIRAWMAAQDQPHENLIFPEEVLPHRKSTLLHLNFKRVWP; encoded by the exons atggttatagaaatcatgttggatagtGAAACGAAATCGGGTTCTTTGCATgtgactattgagccgaaaatgaaattattgataagcatgttgtgcttgaGTTCTAGTAag aaagtcattttcaacaactgtGCTATTCATGGTGCTACCGTAGAGAATACTTTATTTCAGGATGGTGGTGGTGCAAATACATTCCGTGCTTTTAACCCAACTCAAGCCGAAGAAACTTATTCAATGGTCACCGCTAACCGCTTTTGGTCCCAAATCTTTGGGGTTGCTTTTTCCAATAAACGTTGGTTACATTTCTTTATGTTATTTGTACCAGTAACTGGTTTATGGATGAGTGCTCTTGGAGTAGTCGGTCTGGCTCTGAACCTACGTGCTTATGACTTCGTTTCCCAGGAAATCCGTGCAGCAAAAGATCCTGAATTTGAGACTTTCTACaccaaaaatattcttttaaatgaaGGTATTCGTGCTTGGATGGCGGCTCAAGATCAGCCTCATGAAAACCTTATATTCCCTGAGGAGGTTCTACCCCATAGAAAGAGTACCCTGCTGCATCTGAACTTCAAACGGGTTTGGCCTTAA